Within the Streptomyces sp. YIM 121038 genome, the region CCGCCCCCAGCTTGACCATGCCCTGGCTGTACGCCTGCGCAACGCTGTCGGTGTTCAGGCGGACGGAAGCGATGATCTTCTTCCGGGTTTCGGGGTCCGCGCCCACCAGCTTCTCCACCAGTCCGGCGCCCTGCACACCCATGCCAGCCAGTTCGGCCACCACGTCCTGCGGCAACTGGGAGGCGAGTCGGGTCAGGTTCGTTGACCAGTTGCGCACCGCGCTCAGCGACTTGTTGAAGCTGCTGATCCAGTCGTCCAGGCTGGTCTTGGACTCGCCGCCCGCCTTCTTGACCGCGTTCGTCCACGCCTCCAGCGGTGTGGTGTCGAAGCTCTTGAACCCCTCCGAGAACTTCTCCGCGTACGCGGACACGTTCTCGGCAAGCTCATCCGCGGCGTCCGCCGACAGGTTCAGGGACTGCTGGAAGCCCTTCGCCTTCTTGGCCTGCTTGTCCAGGGCGCTCGTGGTGCCCTCCAGGACCGCCTTCGCCGAGTTCTCCGACTCGCTGATGTTGTCGATGGCACCCCGGAAGGACTTCATGGCGTCCAGGTCGCCGCGCAGCCGCTTCTCGTAGTCGCTCTGGATGCCGCGCCCATCACGCGCGGCCACCTGCCACCGGATCTTCTCGTTCAGCTTGCTGATCTCGGCGTTGGCGATCTTCGAAGCGGCGGCTACCCCGCCCTTCTTGTCGCCAAGGGAGTCCTTGATCTGGTCGTAGGTGTCCTTGAGTCGCTTGGCCCGCTCCACGCCCGCCGACCCCTGGAACGGGCCGTCGGAGTCGTTGGGGATGATCCCCAGGATGCTGCCTTCCTGGGTCTTGGCCAGCTCCTCGCGAGTGGACTGAAGGACCTTCAGGCGCTGCTTGAGGACGTTGGTCATCTTGTCCGACCCGGCGTCCTTCTGCATGGCGTCCTGGAACGCCTTCACCCCGCCCGCCGCCTCCAGGGCGGCATCCGAGACCTTCTCGAAGGTGCTGCGGGTGTCCTGTAGCGCCTCGATGATTCCGAAGATCGCGAAGGTGGCGATCGTGCCGCCGACGATACGCATCGCGTTGCCGAACAGCCGGGCCGAGCGCTGAGCCCTCGTCAGCGCGGCAGCCGTCGTCGCCACGTTGGTCTGTGCGGCCCGGATCTGCTGGCTGTACTGCGTCCAGGACATCGCGCCGGACTGCACCTGCCCGCGAAGCCGCTGCTGGGTGGCGGCCAGCCGCTGCTGTGCGGCCTGCGCCCGCGTGGTCGCGGCCGTCACGCCGGACAGGGCGCCCCGCACGTTGCTCCAGGTCGTGCCGACCGTCAGGGCCTGCCCCTGGAGGCGCTGCTGGCTGCGCACCAGGGCGGAGGCGGCTACGTTCGCCCCCAGCAGGGCGGCCCGGAAAGCGGCCCACGCGGCGATCACGCCACCGCCGATGGCCAGCGCCGGACCCAGGTATTTCAACACCGTCTGCGCCCTGGAGGCCGCCTCCAGGAAGCCGGTGAGGGCTTCGGCTGCCGCCCCGAGGCCGCCCGCGCCCGCCTCACCCATCCTGGACAGCAGCACCTCCCAGGCGCTCTTGAGATTCTCCAGCTTCGCGGCGGTCGTCTCGTAGATGACGCCCGACTGGTTCGCGACCTCGTTGCCCTTCAGCCACGCGTCCTTGGACAGGTTCAGCGAGGCCGCCAAGGCGTCGGCGTTCTGCGCCAGGGACACGAACACGCGCGTGTCCTGCACGCCTGTCAGCCCGAGAGAGCGGAGCGCCTGCTGGGCGGAGCCGCCGTTCTTCTCGATGTTGCCCAGGCCCCGCACGAACTGCATGAAGAACTTGTCCGGGTTCGACTTGATCAGGCTCTGCGCCTCGGAAGCGGTGACGCCCATGATGTCGGCCAGGGTCCGCAGGCCCTCACCGCCGCCCTCGGCGGAGGTACGGATGTTGTTCAGCACACGGGCCAGGGATCCGCGCGCCAGGTACGGGGAGATCTTCAGGGAGGCCAGCGTGGAGGACAGACCGGCCGCCGCCGTGGCGGACAGCCCGAAGGACTTCGCGGAGGCGGCGATCTCCTGGTTGACCCGCAGGATCTCCTCCTCGGTCGCCGCCGAGGCGGTACCCAGGGCGAGGACCGCCGAGTTGAAGTTCTTCAGCGCGGCGACGGGGATGTTCTCCATCATCAGGATGCGGCTGGAGAGCAGCGTGGCCTGATCTGCGGCGATGCCGGTTACCACGGAGAAGTCAGCCGTCTCCTTGGAGAACGCGGCCACCTCATCCTTGGCGATGCCGGTCTGGGCGGCCAGCTGCGCGATACTCGCCACCTCCTTGAAGGAGAGCGGCGTGGACAGAGCGATGCCCTCCAGCTCCGTCTTGAGGCCCTTGGCCACGCCTCCGGCCGTCTGCGTGACGCGCTCCACCTGCGCGAAGGCCGCCTCGTGGGAGATCGCCGCGCTGGTGACCTCGGCGACGGAGGCGGCCAGCGCCCCACTGAAAGCGTGGAAGACGCTGGACGCCCGGCTGTACGCCTCGGTGATCGAGTCGATGGAGGCGGACGTGGTGCGCAGGCCGGAGGTGGACGAGGATCCCGCCGCCCCGACCTGGCGCAGGGAGTTGACCAGTGCGCTGGCCGAGGCCGCGGACCCCTGGGTCTGCGTGCGGAACCGCGTCGCCCCGGCTCCGGCCTGGTTCAACCCCTGGGCGGCCTGCTGGGCGGAGGTCCGCATCCCGGCGAGGGTCTGCTGGATCTGGCGGGAGGGTGCTCCGGCCTGCCGCATCGCCTGGACCATGCTGCGCAGGGAGGCGGCTCCGCTGCGCATGGGGGCGTCCAGCTGCCGGGCGGACTGTGCCAGCTGAGCCATCGAGCGGATGAAGGCCCGCTCGGCGGAGGTGGAGGCGGACAGGGTGCGCTGGAGATCCTTGACCGCCTGGTCCAGGGTCTTCACGCCCGAGGCCGCCGACGCGGAGCCCTGGCCCACGGTGGCGGAGGCCCGCGCGAAGTTGGACACGTCGATGTCGATGCGCGCTGTAGCCGTAAATCCCGCCATGCGGTGATTGTTTCACTCAACGTGACCAAATGCCTACGTTGTGTCACTGTGTGTGCATGGCGGGAGTGACGTGGACGCGCAGCGGGCTTCGGAGCCGACGGGGGCCGTATCAGCCCGTCCGCGTATCGGACCGCTTCGATCCGGGCCTTGCGGCATTCGTGAACTCCGCCCTCAACGGGCTCCATCAGCAGGTGGAGCAGCGGGCCAGGACCATCGCCGCCGAGGCGGAGAGATCGGTACGCACACGCTCCCGCGTCGACACCGGCTACATGAAGACGCATGTGGAGAAGACCGTTGAGGCCGGGCGTCAGCACATCGCCATCGAATTCGGCTGGCTCAACGATGACCCCGAGTACGCGAAGTATCAGGAGTTCGGCACCCGGCGGGGCATCGCCCCGATGTTCGCGGTGAAGGGCGCCTTCGATGAGGCGCTGGCGAAGCTCAACCGGTTGATCTGATGGCGGAGCGCGAGGCCAAA harbors:
- a CDS encoding phage tail tape measure protein, encoding MAGFTATARIDIDVSNFARASATVGQGSASAASGVKTLDQAVKDLQRTLSASTSAERAFIRSMAQLAQSARQLDAPMRSGAASLRSMVQAMRQAGAPSRQIQQTLAGMRTSAQQAAQGLNQAGAGATRFRTQTQGSAASASALVNSLRQVGAAGSSSTSGLRTTSASIDSITEAYSRASSVFHAFSGALAASVAEVTSAAISHEAAFAQVERVTQTAGGVAKGLKTELEGIALSTPLSFKEVASIAQLAAQTGIAKDEVAAFSKETADFSVVTGIAADQATLLSSRILMMENIPVAALKNFNSAVLALGTASAATEEEILRVNQEIAASAKSFGLSATAAAGLSSTLASLKISPYLARGSLARVLNNIRTSAEGGGEGLRTLADIMGVTASEAQSLIKSNPDKFFMQFVRGLGNIEKNGGSAQQALRSLGLTGVQDTRVFVSLAQNADALAASLNLSKDAWLKGNEVANQSGVIYETTAAKLENLKSAWEVLLSRMGEAGAGGLGAAAEALTGFLEAASRAQTVLKYLGPALAIGGGVIAAWAAFRAALLGANVAASALVRSQQRLQGQALTVGTTWSNVRGALSGVTAATTRAQAAQQRLAATQQRLRGQVQSGAMSWTQYSQQIRAAQTNVATTAAALTRAQRSARLFGNAMRIVGGTIATFAIFGIIEALQDTRSTFEKVSDAALEAAGGVKAFQDAMQKDAGSDKMTNVLKQRLKVLQSTREELAKTQEGSILGIIPNDSDGPFQGSAGVERAKRLKDTYDQIKDSLGDKKGGVAAASKIANAEISKLNEKIRWQVAARDGRGIQSDYEKRLRGDLDAMKSFRGAIDNISESENSAKAVLEGTTSALDKQAKKAKGFQQSLNLSADAADELAENVSAYAEKFSEGFKSFDTTPLEAWTNAVKKAGGESKTSLDDWISSFNKSLSAVRNWSTNLTRLASQLPQDVVAELAGMGVQGAGLVEKLVGADPETRKKIIASVRLNTDSVAQAYSQGMVKLGAVLGTQGQAVSKVLSDNLSSALLDTAAKNPGAIEKTITGIASAFKTLSALKIKPQILFDRVKTAADLQAVLSIVRTMASAQKAKVDIDINDAPAKLSLKELEAWVKAQEVSGLLDAKGKAVMNDAGFRKKVVSLAQLVLGKKATGEFDVDGKAGFSDAEFRALFKALMDYIAGNKSKFNVTGTASLTDNATPKLNGIIQAMNSFNGRTATAYANTVQTTYRRQIDQGNRGSVQAASGGYISGPGGPRDDRIHAMLSNGEYVVNADSTRRHRALLDKINARGRRASTVQPFHYANGGQVQAPARSQHALNERALARAFESGGNGLVRQLNRLADRKVDQGRIRTGPVITVNNQYPRSEPTSTTINRSLAYAAALNGTL